TGTTCCAACTCCCCATCATGTACAGATTATGAATGACACTGGGGATTGTTCCGACTCCCCATCATGTACAGATTATGTATGACACTGGGGATTGCTCCAATTCACCATCATGTACAGAATATGTATGATACTGGGGATTGTTCCAACTCCCCATTAGGTACGGACCATCTATGACACAGTGGATTGTTCCGACTCCCCATCAGGTACAGAatatgtatgacactgggaattgTTCAAACTCCCCATTAGGTGCCGAACATCTATGAGACTGGGGCTTGTTTTGACTCCCCCTAATGTACAGAACCTCTATGACACTGGGGATTGTTCTCACTGCCCATAAAGTACAGATTATGTATGACACTTTGAATTGCTCCGACTCCCCATCATGTACAGATTATGTATGACACTGGGGATTATTTCGACTCGCCATCAGGTACAGAACATCTATGACACTGGGGATTGTTCCGACTCCCCATCATGTACAGATTATGTATGACACTGGGGATTGTTCCGACTCCCCATCATGTACAGATTATGTATGACACTGGGGATTGTTCCGACTCCCCATCATGTACAGATTATGTATGACACTGGGGATTGTTCCAACTCCCTATCATGTACAGATTATGTATGACACTGGGGATTGCTCCGACTCCCGCTCATGTACAGATTATGTATGACACTGGGGATTGCTCCGACTCCCGCTCATGTACAGATTATGTATGACACTGGGGATTGCTCCGACTCCCCATCATATACAGATTATGTATGACACTGGGGATTGCTCCGACTCCCCATCAGGTACAGAACATCTATGACACTGAGGATTGTTCCGACTCCCCATCATGTACAGATTATGTATGACACTGGGGATTGTTCCAACTCCCCATCATGTACAGATTATGTATGACACTGGGGATTGTTCCAACTCCCCATCATGTACAGATTATGTATGACACTGGGGATTGTTCCAACTCCCCATCATGTACAGATTATGTATGACACTGGGGATTGCTCCGACTCCCCATCATGTACAGATTATGTATGACACTGGGGATTGCTCCGACTCCCCATCATGTACAGATTATGTATGACACTGGGGATTGCTCCGACTCCCGCTCATGTACAGATTATGTATGACACTGGGGATTGCTCCGACTCCCCATCATGTACAGATTATGTATGACACTGGGGATTGCTCCGACTCCCCATCATGTACAGATTATGTATGATACTGGGGATTGCTCCGACTCCCCATCATGTACAGATTATGTATGACACAGTGGATTGTTCCGACTCCCCATCAGGTACAGAatatgtatgacactgggaattgTTCAAACTCCCCATTAGGTGCCGAACATCTATGAGACTGGGGCTTGTTTTGACTCCCCCTAATGTACAGAACCTCTAAAACACTGGGGATTGTTCTCACTGCCCATAAAGTACAGATTATGTATGACACTTTGAATTGCTCCGACTCCCCATCATGTACAGATTATGTATGACACTGGGGATTATTTCGACTCGCCATTAGGTACAGAACATCTATGACACTGGGGATTGCTCCGACTCCCCATCATGTACAGATTATGTATGACGCCGGGGATTGTTCCGACTCCCCATCAGGTACAGAACATCTTTGACGCCGGGGATTGTTCCAACTCGCCCTCAGGTACAGAACATCTATGACGCTGGGGATTGTTCCGACTCGCCCTCAGGTACAGAACATCTATGACGCTGGGGATTGTTCCGACTCGCCCTCAGGTACAGAACATCTATGACGCTGGGGATTGTTCCGACTCGCCCTCAGGTACAGAACATCTATGACGCTGGGGATTGTTCCGACTCCCCCTCATGTACAGATTATGTATGACGCTGGGGCTTGCTCCGACTCCCCCTCATGTACAGATTATGTATGACGCTGGGGCTTGCTCCGACTCCCCCTCATGTACAGATTATGTATGACGCTGGGGATTGCTCCGACTCCCCTTCATGTACGACACTGGGGATTGCTCTGACTCCCCCTCATGTACGACACTGGGGATTGCTCCGACTCCCCCTCATGTACAGATTATGTATGACACTGGGGATTGCTCCGACTCCCGCTCATGTATGACACTGGGGATTGCTCCGACTCCCCCTCATGTACAGATTACGTATGATACTGCAGTCACAAGACCCTCACCAACATCCGCAACCACCGCAGTCACAAGACCCTCGCCAACATCCGCAACCACCGCAGTCACAAGGCCCTCGCCAACATCCGCAACCACCCCAGTCACAAGGCCCTCGCCAACATCCGCAACCACCCCAGTCACAAGGCCCTCGCCAGCATCCGTACCCAGCGCAGTCACAAGGCCCTCGCCAACATCCGTACCCAGCGCAGTCACAAGGCCCTCGCCAGCATCCGTACCCAGCGCAGTCACAAGGCCCTCGCCAACATCCGTACCCACCCCAGTCACAAGGCCCTCGCCAGCATCCGTACCCAGCGCAGTCACAAGGCCCTCGCCAGCATCCGTACCCAGCGCAGTCACAAGGCCCTCACCAACATCCGTACTCACCCCAGTCACAAGGCCCTCACCAACATCCGTACCCACCCCAGTCCCAAGGCCCTCACCAACATCCGTACCCACCCCAGTCCCAAGGCCCTCACCAACATCCGTACCCACCCCAGTCCCAAGGCCCTCACCAACATCCGTACCCACCCCAGTCCCAAGGCCCTCACCAACATCCGTACCCACCCCAGTCCCAAGGCCCTCACCAACATCCGTACCCACCCCAGTCCCAAGGCCCTCACCAACATCCGCACCCACCCCAGTCACAAGGCCCTCACCAACATCCGCACCCATCCCAGTCACAAGGCCCTCACCAACATCCGCACCCACCCCAGTCACAAGGCCCTCACCAACATTAACTAGATTCCATCTTCTGAAAAGTTGGCTAGAATTATTGACAATCAAGTGCCCAGATTGAAGACCATGTGGGCGGAGGGGAATCCTACTTGCTGTATGTACCCCGCAGGCTCTGCTCATACAACCATGTGGCCGTCGTTGAGGTTCTTTAAGTTAGTCTGTTTCTGTAACTTACTGCTATACAAAGTTTGCTTTATCCTTTAGTTACTCCGTCCTTTCAGACATTTAACCCTGAGGTGCATTTTCTTACGTAATGACTGTGGACACTTGTCCCCAAAATGAGGGATTGCCTTTCTTTGTTTTACCTTTTGAAGACTTACTAAAGctcgtactcaaagaggggtcataaatggctgcacatccaagtgggagaatgtatcaagtggggaccacaaggctctgtcctaggcccagtgttggtcaacattgttataaatgatctgaaggagggaattgtgggaaactgatcaaatgtgctgaagacacaaagctaggagggatagctaacactagggaagagagagaggattcaaaaagatctagaaaagcttgtagaGTGGGCGCGACTAACAGAAAGGtatttaacgaggagaaatgcaaagtcctacatctgggcaagaaaaatgaaaaaggcacatacagaatgggaggaatcgggctaagcagcagcacatgtgaaaaagacttgggtatactaatagatcatagactgaacatgagtcaacaatgtgatgcagcagccaaaaaggcaaacacaattctgggatgtaagaGAAGCATcgagtctagatcacgggaggtcattatccccctctactcttccttagtcagacctcatctggaatactgggtccagttctgggcaccccactttatacaagacatagacaaactgaagcaagttcagagaagagttaccaagatggtgagcggtctgcaaatcatgtcctatgaggaacggttaagggatctgggaatgtttagcagaagagaaggctgagaggagacttaatagcggtctacaaatatctgaagggctgtcacagtgcagagggatcagccctattctcatctacacaaggaaggactagaagcaatgggatgaaactgaaagggaggagacacagattagatattagacagtgaggggatcaatgagtggaacaggttgtcacagtgcagagggatcagccctattctcatctgcacaaggaaagactagaagcaatgggatgaaactgaaagggaggaggcacagattagatattatacagtgaggggatcaatgagtggaacaggttgccacgggaggtggggagttctcctacaatggaagtcttcaaaggctggacagatgggatgattaagtgatcctgcactgagcagggggtcggacccgatgaccccggaggagccaatgaccccggaggagccaatgaccccggaggagccttccaactctaccagtctatgattctatgactgaaAGGAGACTGGGCTAGAAGCGAGTTACATTCCCAGAAGGTGAAGTTAGGAACATTATATCTCCACCAGTAAAACATTGACAGCTTATCCTACAAACGTCCAGCAACAAGATGGAGGACTACAACTACCAGGAACTGAAGATGAGGCGCTTACATATGGTCACCAGAAGACACCGCCACAAGCCATAAGCACATGAATTCAGGTCCACATCTGACATTCATCTCCTACTGCTGCTCATCATGGAAAGATGGACGATCCCCACAATCAGCTGAGACAGACCGAGCGGACAACAAACTTGTTGCCTCATGTGGGGACAGCCGCACCCCCCTTGCCTTACAAGACGAGCTCTACCAAACACTGCCATGGGCCTTGCAGCGCTTACAGATCACGGACAGGAGAGTTTTCTACCttagaatgtttccattcactgacaacaagcagaaaATATAAAAAGGTTGAGGAACTTAACCAGATGGGGGATTATGTGTAAACAAATGTACTATAATTTATGAGTTCTGTTGTAGATCTGACTCTTGGCGCACAGacggacaaaggggtgtggcccTCTTAATAGATTGGTCTCGGTTACTCCAGGAGCATTAAGATCGCGGTATGAAACACGGCTTCTACGTAAATGTGGCCCAATGTCTATTAGGAGGAGGGAAGCAGGGAAGATCTAAGCGATCAGCGGCGCCCGCGGCTCCAGTCAGTGATTCCCCCAAACACCCCAAGATACAACAGGAACGTTTATTAACTATAAGCACACTATCCTTACACATCGCCTTATTTACACAAGTTCCACGTCCGGCGGAGCGTCACACCGTCCACTTCAGGCATCTGGAAGACAGAGAAGGAAGGGTTAAAGGCTGCCATCAGCAGGGGCCGACTGGGGATTAGGAGTCCATCCTGTAGGGTGCCGCGCCTCTCCTCCTAAATATCTCCATtaaccccaaaaataagacaccctaATTGGCTCTTTAATGCTaactcttaaccccttcctgcccggCCGCAGTCACCCTTTCATCACCTTCACCTATAATAGACTCCCCAATGCTCACAAGGAGTGGTTTCTGCTTCCTTATGCCGGACGCCCCCGCCCGCCCGCCGGCCGATCTAAAGCCCAGCTTATTgcattttggaagcacatttgaaagatTTCTCGTTTCTGAGCAATGTAAATGTCTTTCTGCCGCCGGCGGTGCGGCACGGGGTGAGGGTTAACGGGTGTAACACATGACTGGAGGGGGCGGACGCACACATCAAAGTCGGCATGACCCCGCTACAGAGGGCACCATAAATGACATTTATAAGGAGTTTACCAGGCAGCGCCCGTCAGCGTCGGTACATagggggtcggagcggaagccgctgctctgacccccgTGTAACTGCAAGCTGGGGGGgctcactgaaatcagtgggagctgcaattacaagcgccggccacaggGGGTCAGGACAGCCGCTTCTGCCCCGCTCCCCGGTGTAtccggcgctgcctggaaaaccctatACTATACAATCACCTGTAGGCGATTAACCCCTTCTATTACGGTTagtgtggaaggggttaatgtccggTGTTTTACATACTGCACTCTTCTCATCTCATGGAGACGggaacgggggaggggaggggtgatgCAGCGATGACCAATTAGGTCCCAATGACGGCCCCGAACAGCCTgtgtgcagtgttttacctgcccGGAGGGGGGTGGGGTAGTGATAACAAGACACATCTCTCAAAAACACGTAATCACAGACCGCGGCCGCCATATTAACCCTTCGAAAATATCACTTATTTTGAATTACACGCGCCCTCAGGATAGACGTCCAAAGCTAAATTTAAGTGATTTCTACTAAaactgggggcactaaggggcaGGGAGATCCGACGCGGGCACAACTGAACACAGATGGAGGCGCGGGTGACGGAGCCtcaacaatggggggggggggggggcacacggtCGCCTCTACGCAGACCTCGCAGAACCTGACTGTTGGCtgcaggagagaagagggagaagagGCGACtgtgtggcccccccccccccccattgtttaGGCTCCGTCACCGGCGCCTCCATGTGCGTTCAGTtgtgaacacccccccccccccccccccggatctCCGTGCGTCTTGTAGAAATCATTAAACTTTGGGTGAAGCCGTGGGGGCTTCCAGGTTCCTTCTAGACCGGTCTGAATGACACAGATCTATCCAGCCCCCAGCGATTCCTTATGGCAAGAGCGGTTTGGATTTtgataaccccttagtgaccaggccgcCTCTTGGAGATCTGatgcgtcactttaacatagaataactccgttaaggttttgcaGATCGAAGGGATTCTgatgttttttgccacatattggcGGTGCtaaaaattgctgttttttcacattttcaactccaTCAAATACATGCAAACACACCGCACACATTTTTCATAAGacacatatttccatctgtttagtttattctggaagcacattggaaaaactttagggctttttttaaccatttagaagacgtacaaatttaatattagattttgaggaacattttgttttccggcACCGAGCCAAgatgcaaaggctcatgggtgtcagaatgatagatcccccacaaatgacccaactgtaaaaactacaccccttgtaGTACTCACTGAGGAGggttttgaccccaccgtttcttttaaggaattaaaggggttgtcccgcggcagcaagtgtgggtaagcacttctgtatggccatattaatgcactttgtaatatacatcgtgcattaaatatgagccatacagaagttatacacttacccctccggtgctggcgtccccgtctccatggcgccgactgaagacgccttctccctggattagacgcgcttgcgctgaaggggccgctccggctgGCTTGTGCCGCACAGGTCGAGCACgacggagcggccccattcaactggacagaagagcagactgcgcaagtgcgtctaattgagggagaagaaggcttcggtcggcgccatggagacggggacgccagcaccggaggggtaagtgtataacttctgtatggctcataattaatgcacgatgtatattacaaagtgcattaatatggccatacagaagtgcttacccacacttgctgccgcgggacaacccctttaattccttaaaagaaacggtggggtcaaaaccCTCCTCAGTGAGTACTACAAGTGGTGTAGTTTTTACagttgggtcatttgtgggggatctatcattctgacacccatgagcctttgcatcTTGGCTCGGTgccggaaaacaaagtgttcctcaaaatcaagattaaagcccagaaagcCAGGACGTACAAAGGCATATGGGtagtccctaaggggttaataaacagaCTTTCTAGGGGGATCATTCTCCGTTTTGTAGTCCGCACATTATTAGCGCTCCTCGTCTTCTTTGACTTTGTTTGCTTTGGCCGCCATAACAGCTTCTCTCCTCCACACAAGTTAGGTGTTAATGTTCAACCCCTGAGACCCCCGCAGCTGACGAGGACGGGACCCCCGCAGCTGACAAGGACGGGACCCCCGCAGCTGACAAGGACGGGACCCCCGCAGCTGACAAGGACGGGACCCCCGCAGCTGACAAGGACGGGACCCCCAAGTCTCCTTGTATGAACGTAAGATGGAGTACAACgcacacatgtgactgctgctccattcatacagAGAGACTAGGGGGccccgttctcaggatctgtgggggtcccaggGGTCGGACTCCCACCTATCACACACTGATCACCTGATTTGCAGGATATGGTATGTTATGGGGGCGGAGCTTCCTCACCTGGTCTCCTGGTGCGTCCCCAGACACTTCACACAGCAATACCGCGCACCGCACGACACGCAGCAGTAGTTAGACGGGAAGCCGCACACGGAACAGAAGTGGCGCTGAGGGAAGTTGGAGGGAAGAGCGCAAGCCGTCAGGTAATTAGGACCCTCGGTGGAGCTCAGGTTCTGCAGGACCAAGACATATCGTTAGGAGGGGACAGCAAGGAGGCGCCCCCCACAGGGCGACACAGGAGGGTGCTGCGAGCCCCTTCCCCTGCGGGGTGGTATAGGACGCCCTCACCTGTTCTTCTAGAAGCGCCTGGAAGTTCTTGCGGAACCTCAGCTTGAAGTGGTCGCCTCgcgtcttctttttcttctttcctttaagtagatataAAAAATTACAAGTCATTCTGCTTTCCTACCACTTGGGGGCAGCAGCACTCTGCTGCCAGAGGTTCCCTGAGGGGCTCAATTAAACTGCAATACTCCCGTATAGGAGACCGATGCGTTTCACCCACAGGAGGCACCACAAGCGTCATAGAGCCGATCTCCACAAGTACAAGAGACCAGCGGCACTCAAAGTGCAACCCAATAGGGGGAGATAGAGAGACCGCCGAGCCGCCCCAAGAGCCCCCCGAACCATCAACACCAAACAGACTTCGCACAAAGGGAAATAGAATGAATGGTGGGACAAGCCCCCGGACGCAGGGGTCCCTCTCCGCCCGCCACCACTACCAGGCTAAGTCCCTGCCGCAGGGGACCCCCTCTTCTCCGCCCGCCATCACCACGCAGCCAAGCCCCCACCTCAGGGGTCGCTTTCCGCCCGCCACTACCACCACTACCAGGACAAGCCACCGCCGCAGGGGACCCCTCTTCTCCGCCCGTCATCACCACGCGGCCAAGCCCCCAGGGGTCGCTTTCCGCCCGCCGCTGCCGCTACCACCACCACTAGGACCAGCCCCCGCCGTAGGGGACCCCTCTCCACCCACTACCAGGACGAGCCCCCGCCGCAGGGGTCTCTCTCCACCCACTACCAGGACGAGCCCCCGCCGCAGGGGTCCCTCTCCACCCACTACCAGGACGAGCCCCGGTCGCAAGGGTCCCTCTCCGCCCACTACCAGGACAAGCCCCCGTCGCAAGGGTCCCTCTCCGCCCACTACCAGGACAAGCCCCCGCCGCAGGGGGTCCCTCTCCGCCCACTACCAGGACAAGCCCCCTGCCGCAGGGGACCCCTCTCCGCCCATTACCAGGACAAGCCCCCTGCCGCAGGGGATCCCTCTCCGCCCATTACCAGGACAGGCCCCCGCCGCAGGGGTCCCTCTCCGCCCACTACCAGGACAAGCCCCCGTCGCAGgggtccctctccccccactaccaGGACAAGCCCCCGCCGCAGgggtccctctccccccactaccaGGACAAGCCCCCGCCGCAGGGGTCCCTCTCCACCCACTACCAGGACAAGCCCCCGCCGCAGgggtccctctccccccactaccaGGACAAGCCCCCGCCACAGGGGTCCCTCTCCGCCCACTACCAGGCCAAGCCCCCGCCGCAGGGGTCCCTCTCCGCCCATTACCAGGACAGGCCCCCGCCGCAGGGGTCCCTCTCCGCCCACTACCAGGCCAAGCCCCCGCCGCAGGGGTCCCTCTCCGCCCATTACCAGGACAAGCCCCCTGCCGCAGGGGGTCCCTCTCCGCCCATTACCAGGACAGGCCCCCACCGCAGGGGTCCCTCTCCGCCCACTACCAGGACAAGCCCCCGTCGCAGgggtccctctccccccactaccaGGACAAGCCCCCGCCGCAGgggtccctctccccccactaccaGGACAAGCCCCCGCCGCAGgggtccctctccccccactaccaGGACAAGCCCCCGCCGCAGGGGTCCCTCTCCGCCCACTACCAGGCCAAGCCCCCGCCGCAGGGGTCCCTCTCCGCCCACTACCAGGACAGGCCCCCGCCGCAGGGGTCCCTCTCCGCCCACTACCAGGACAAGCCCCTGTCGCAGgggtccctctccccccactaccaGGACAAGCCCCCGCCGCAGgggtccctctccccccactaccaGGACAAGCCCCCGCCGCAGgggtccctctccccccactaccaGGACAAGCCCCCGCCACAGGGGTCCCTCTCCGCCCACTACCAGGCCAAGCCCCCGCCGCAGGGGTCCCTCTCCGCCCACTACCAGGACAGGCCCCCGCCGCAGGGGTCCCTCTCCGCCCGCTACCAGGACAAGCCCCCGCCACAGGGGTCCCTCTCCGCCCGCTACCAGGACAAGCCCCCGCCACAGGGGTCCCTCTCCGCCCGCTACCAGGACAAGCCCCGGTCGCAAGGGTCCCTCTCCGCCCACTACCAGGCCAAGCCCCCGCCGCAGgggtccctctccccccactaccaGGCCAAGCCCCCGCCGCAGGGGTCCCTCTCCGCCCACTACCAGGACAAGCCCCCGCCACAGGGGGTCCCTCTCCGCCCACTACCAGGACAGGCCCCCGCCGCAGGGGTCCCTCTCCGCCCACTACCAGGACAGGCCCCCGCCGCAGGGGTCCCTCTCCGCCCACTACCAGGACAGGCCCCCGCCGCAGGGGTCCCTCTCCGCCCACTACCAGGACAGGCCCCCGCCGCAGGGGTCCCTCTCCGCCCGCTACCAGGACAAGCCCCCGCCACAGGGGTCCCTCTCCGCCCGCTACCAGGACAAGCCCCGGTCGCAAGGGTCCCTCTCCGCCCACTACCAGGACATGCCCCCGCCGCAGgggtccctctccccccactaccaGGCCAAGCCCCCGCCGCAGGGGTCCCTCTCCGCCCACTACCAGGACAAGCCCCCGCCGCAGGGGTCCCTCTCCGCCCACTACCAGGACAAGCCCCCGCCGCAGGGGTCCCTCTCCGCCCACTACCAGGACAAGCCCCAGCCGCAGGGGTCCCTCTCCGCCCACTACCAGGACAAGCCCCCGCCGCAGGGGTCCCTCTCCGCCCACTACCAGGACAAGCCCCCGCCGCAGGGGTCCCTCTCCGCCCACTACCAGGACAAGCCCCCGCCGCAGGGGTCCCTCTCCGCCCACTACCAGGACAAGCCCCAGCCGCAGGGGTCCCTCTCCGCCCACTACCAGGACAGGCCCCCGCCGCAGGGGTCCCTCTCCGCCCGCTACCAGGACAAGCCCCCGCCACAGGGGTCCCTCTCCGCCCGCTACCAGGACAAGCCCCGGTCGCAAGGGTCCCTCTCCGCCCACTACCAGGACATGCCCCCGCCGCAGgggtccctctccccccactaccaGGCCAAGCCCCCGCCGCAGGGGTCCCTCTCCGCCCACTACCAGGACAAGCCCCCGCCGCAGGGGTCCCTCTCCGCCCACTACCAGGACAAGCCCCCGCCGCAGGGGTCCCTCTCCGCCCACTACCAGGACAAGCCCCCGCCGCAGGGGTCCCTCTCCGCCCACTACCAGGACAAGCCCCAGCCGCAGGGGTCCCTCTCCGCCCACTACCAGGACAAGCCCCCGCCGCAGGGGTCCCTCTCCGCCCACTACCAGGACAAGCCCCCGCCGCAGGGGTCCCTCTCCGCCCACTACCAGGACAAGCCCCCGCCGCAGGGGTCCCTCTCCGCCCACTACCAGGACAAGCCCCAGCCGCAGGGGTCCCTCTCCGCCCACTACCAGGACAAGCCCCCGCCGCAGGGGTCCCTCTCCGCCCACTACCAGGACAAGCCCCAGCCGCAGGGGTCCCTCTCCGCCCACTACCAGGACAAGCCCCGGCCGCAGgggtccctctccccccactaccaGGACAAGCCCCCGCCGCAGGGGTCCCTCTCCGCCCGCTACCAGGACAAGCCCCGGTCGCAAGGGTCCCTCTCCCACCACTACCAGGACAAGCCCCCGCCGCAGgggtccctctccccccactaccaGGCCAAGCCCCCGCCGCAGGGGTCCCTCTACGCCCACTACCAGGACAAGCCCCCGCCGCAGGGGTCCCTCTCCGCCCACTACCAGGCCAAGCCCCCGCCACAGGGGGCCCTCTCCGCCCACTACCAGGACAAGCCCCCGCCGCAGgggtccctctccccccactaccaGGCCAAGCCCCCGCCACAGgggtccctctccccccactaccgGGACAAGTCCCCGCCGCAGGGGTCCCTCTCCGCCCACTACCAGGACAAGCCCCCGCCGCAGGGGTCCCTCTCCTCTCCACCCGCCACCACTACCAGGAAGCACTCACCGGTCTCCGTGTCGTCATCGAACTGCGGCAGGCGCTTGAGCTGCGGGAGGTTGGCGTGCGGGTCGTCCTGGAAGTTGTCCTTCTCCAAAGCTTCCAGCTGCCGGTTGAGGCGCCGCTGCCGCGTGGCCGAGTCCAAGACACGCCTCTGGGAGGGGTCATTAGAGCGCACTGCGGGGGAGGGGACATGACATCATCAGGGGGAGGGTTAGATACATGACGTCACCAGACACAACAGGAGGAAGCATACAGCCCAGGATTAGCTACGCGGGCAGAGCGGACACGCCGGGGGCATATTtctgatttcagccgcacttaagcagagctgctgattagagccacctgattggctcttcggcaccacgtgactacacaggggtgcacgcggattgccttcagcagccgtgcactacacactacagttaagcagcacggggttagggtttagggttggggttagggttagggttagttaaccctaaccccgtgttgcttaactgtagtgtgtagtgcacggctgctgaaggcaatccgcgtgcacgctgtgtagtcacgtgctgccgaagagccaatcaggtggctctaatcagcagcgctgcttaagtgcggctgaaatcagaAATATGCTGCAGGGTGCAGACATGCTGGGGTTCGGGCGGAGCGGACATTCCGCGGGTCGTGGTCCCCGGTTTCCGCGGCTTCTCCTCACCTGATATCTTCTTCTCCAGCATCCCGCCGCCGCTTCACACTGCCGATTCGTGAGAACTGCGGCTGCGCGAAGAGGACTGCCCACCAAATAA
The nucleotide sequence above comes from Eleutherodactylus coqui strain aEleCoq1 chromosome 2, aEleCoq1.hap1, whole genome shotgun sequence. Encoded proteins:
- the ZNHIT1 gene encoding zinc finger HIT domain-containing protein 1, coding for MLEKKISVRSNDPSQRRVLDSATRQRRLNRQLEALEKDNFQDDPHANLPQLKRLPQFDDDTETGKKKKKTRGDHFKLRFRKNFQALLEEQNLSSTEGPNYLTACALPSNFPQRHFCSVCGFPSNYCCVSCGARYCCVKCLGTHQETRCLKWTV